AGGATATCGGAGAAGATGATCGCGGCGTCGAGATCGAACTCCGCGACCGGCGCGGCGGTTACCTGCGCGATCAGTTCCGGCGTCTGGCAGACTTGCTCAAAACTGAATTTCTCGCGCACCGCCCGGTACGAGGCCTGATACCGTCCGGCCTGGCGCATCACCCAAATCGGCCGCCGCCGCACCATCATCCCAAAACAGGCATTGAGAAAATCACAGTCTCGCATGGAAGAATTGGTCCTCTAGCTCCTACTTCGATTTGACAATTCCCTCCGCGATCACGTCAACCGCGGTCCGCAGCGACTCGGCGTCATGCGCCGTGGCGATGAAGCCGACCTCATAGGCCGACGGCGCCAGGTAGACACCATGCGCCAGCGCATGATGGAAAACCTGCTTGTACCGCTCGGCCGCGCCGGGGTGAATCTGCGACGGGTTCTCCGGCGCCCTGCCGCCGCCAAACCAGAACCAGAAGATCGACCCCACCCGTGTCAGCCCGGCATCGTAGTGGGCCAGGTCAAGACGGTTACGCAGCGCGGTTTCGAATTGTTCGGCCTTGTGCTCGAGACGGGCATAGACATTCTCATGCTCGATGATCTCGAGGGTCGCCAGGCCGGCGGCCATCGCCACCGGGTTGCCGGACAAAGTCCCGGCCTGATAGACCGGCCCCAGCGGCGCAAGTCTCTGCATGATCTCCCGGCGTCCGCCGAACGCTCCCACCGGCAG
This genomic stretch from bacterium harbors:
- a CDS encoding aminotransferase class III-fold pyridoxal phosphate-dependent enzyme translates to LPVGAFGGRREIMQRLAPLGPVYQAGTLSGNPVAMAAGLATLEIIEHENVYARLEHKAEQFETALRNRLDLAHYDAGLTRVGSIFWFWFGGGRAPENPSQIHPGAAERYKQVFHHALAHGVYLAPSAYEVGFIATAHDAESLRTAVDVIAEGIVKSK